One genomic segment of Rivularia sp. PCC 7116 includes these proteins:
- a CDS encoding type II toxin-antitoxin system VapC family toxin: MSLWILDTDSVSLFQNNHPNITKRISTISPEKIAVTIITFEEQVRGRFNVVRKADSADKLVTAYSRLQATYNFFGSINLIGFTQEAANCYSQFLRQKIRIGTQDLRIASIVISNDAILVTRNQRDFSRVPDLQFEDWTIAVTEDNT; encoded by the coding sequence GTGAGTTTGTGGATATTAGATACCGATTCAGTGTCACTTTTCCAAAACAATCATCCTAATATTACTAAACGCATTAGTACAATCTCTCCTGAAAAAATAGCTGTGACAATTATTACATTTGAAGAGCAAGTTCGGGGAAGATTTAATGTAGTTAGGAAAGCTGATTCTGCGGATAAACTGGTAACAGCATATTCCAGACTGCAAGCGACATACAACTTCTTTGGTAGCATTAATTTAATTGGTTTTACCCAAGAAGCTGCTAATTGCTATTCTCAATTTTTGCGTCAAAAAATTCGTATAGGTACGCAAGATTTACGAATTGCGTCAATTGTCATTTCCAATGATGCAATTTTGGTAACTAGGAATCAAAGAGATTTTTCTCGCGTACCCGATTTACAGTTTGAAGATTGGACAATAGCCGTAACCGAAGACAATACGTAA
- a CDS encoding sodium/proline symporter produces the protein MNNKIGITIAFIFFSLSFTFVGILSAKHKTNTTEDYLLASRNVNPWLTALSAMSTGQSGLLFTGQVGYAYMKGISAIWLVIGWAIGDYLAWWWVFRKLRLVSEDTNSETVSDFLSQEKSGFPWIKLITALIIIAFLASYAAAQLVASSKTLHTVFGWNYSLGAIVGAVIVVIYCFSGGIRADIWTDAIQSVVMIVSLILLLVTLLAHGGGIDNIWTQLQGIDSNLVQVFPSNLAWGFTAFFMGWLAAGFGAIGQPHILTRAMAIDSADNIGFARNFKTVCGLVTSFSAIFIGLAGRVFLPQLATGGDPELALLYLSADLLPPVLVGLMLAGLFAAIVSTADSQILCCSAALTQDIFPGIAKSHKFAMLGTLTITAIVLIIALSEHQSVFSLTIFAWSALAAGLGPLLVIRALQKPVDTPVALAMIFAGTATVLIWNLGLNLSSALYEVLPGMAAGFLVYALAWLFYRKLRR, from the coding sequence ATGAATAACAAAATAGGCATTACTATTGCTTTCATATTTTTTTCACTATCATTTACCTTCGTAGGAATTTTATCTGCCAAACATAAGACAAACACTACTGAAGATTATTTGTTAGCTAGTCGAAATGTAAATCCTTGGTTGACTGCTTTATCAGCAATGTCTACCGGGCAAAGTGGTTTGTTGTTTACCGGGCAAGTTGGTTATGCCTATATGAAAGGAATTTCTGCAATTTGGCTAGTAATTGGCTGGGCTATCGGCGATTATCTTGCTTGGTGGTGGGTGTTTAGAAAATTACGATTGGTTTCTGAAGATACGAATTCGGAAACGGTTTCGGATTTTCTAAGTCAAGAAAAAAGTGGTTTTCCCTGGATTAAGTTAATAACAGCTTTAATTATTATTGCTTTTTTAGCCTCTTATGCTGCCGCACAGTTGGTAGCAAGTAGTAAAACTCTGCATACGGTATTTGGTTGGAATTATTCTTTGGGAGCAATTGTTGGTGCCGTAATTGTAGTGATTTACTGTTTTTCTGGAGGGATTCGCGCCGATATTTGGACGGATGCAATTCAGTCTGTGGTAATGATTGTTTCTTTGATTTTGCTATTGGTAACGCTTCTTGCTCATGGTGGCGGAATCGATAATATTTGGACGCAATTACAAGGGATTGATTCTAACTTAGTTCAAGTATTTCCTTCTAATTTAGCTTGGGGTTTTACTGCCTTTTTTATGGGTTGGTTAGCGGCTGGGTTTGGTGCTATCGGGCAACCTCACATTTTAACTAGGGCAATGGCAATAGATTCGGCAGACAATATTGGATTTGCCCGCAATTTTAAGACTGTATGCGGTTTAGTAACTTCTTTTAGTGCTATTTTTATCGGACTCGCAGGCAGAGTGTTTTTACCGCAACTGGCAACAGGAGGCGATCCAGAATTGGCGCTGCTGTACTTATCTGCCGACTTATTACCACCCGTTTTAGTAGGATTAATGCTAGCGGGTTTATTTGCGGCGATTGTTTCCACTGCTGATTCTCAAATCCTGTGTTGTTCGGCGGCACTAACCCAAGATATTTTTCCCGGAATCGCTAAATCCCATAAGTTTGCAATGCTAGGGACTTTAACCATTACTGCAATTGTTTTAATTATTGCTCTATCCGAACATCAAAGCGTTTTTTCTTTAACTATTTTTGCATGGTCAGCCTTAGCTGCGGGATTGGGGCCATTATTAGTAATTCGGGCTTTGCAAAAACCAGTTGATACTCCCGTAGCTCTGGCGATGATATTCGCTGGAACTGCTACTGTGTTGATTTGGAATTTGGGTTTAAATTTATCCAGCGCACTTTATGAAGTCTTACCTGGTATGGCTGCGGGTTTTTTAGTTTACGCTTTGGCTTGGTTGTTTTATCGGAAGTTGAGGAGATAA